From Rhinolophus sinicus isolate RSC01 linkage group LG15, ASM3656204v1, whole genome shotgun sequence, the proteins below share one genomic window:
- the MRPL45 gene encoding large ribosomal subunit protein mL45 translates to MRLLSCPRLFTHSPHPSGLCVDKMAAPMPRGLSCLSKALGWWSRQPVLVTQSIAVFPVRTKKRFTPPAYEPKYKSEKEFMEHARKAGLVIPPEHLERPIHLACTAGIFDAYVPPEGDARVSSLSREGLSQKTERLKKNVESQLSIRKIKQYDANFKIKDFPEKAKDIFIEAHLCLNNSDHDRLHTLATENCFPDMVWDLKYKTVRWSFVESLEPAHVVQVRCSSMLNQSNVYGQVTVRMHTRQTLAIYDRFGRLMYGQEDVPKDVLEYVVFEKHLTNPYGSWRMHGKIIPPWAPPKQPILKTVMIPGPQLKPWEDYEEPQGAAHKPQLT, encoded by the exons ATGCGCCTTCTCTCCTGCCCCAGGCTCTTCACTCATAGTCCCCATCCCAGCGGCCTTTGCGTGGACAAAATGGCAGCCCCCATGCCGCGGGGATTGTCTTGCTTATCCAAGGCTTTAGGATGGTGGTCTCGGCAG CCAGTCCTGGTGACTCAGTCAATAGCTGTATTTCCAGTGAGAACTAAAAAACGTTTCACACCACCTGCTTATGAACCCAAATACAAATCAGAAAAGGAGTTTATGGAACATGCCCGGAAAGCAGGACTGGTCATTCCTCCAGAACATTTGGAGCGTCCCATACATCTGGCCTGTACAG CTGGTATCTTTGATGCCTATGTTCCTCCAGAGGGTGATGCTCGGGTGTCATCTCTTTCAAGGGAAGGACTGTCACAGAAAACTGAGCGATTGAAGAAGAATGTGGAATCACAGTTGTC AATACGGAAGATAAAACAATATGAcgctaattttaaaataaaggactTCCCTGAAAAGGCTAAGGATATCTTCATTGAAGCTCACCTTTGTCTAAACAA cTCAGACCATGACCGACTTCATACCTTGGCAACTGAAAACTGTTTTCCG GACATGGTCTGGGACCTCAAATATAAGACCGTCCGCTGGAGTTTCGTAGAATCTTTAGAGCCAGCCCACGTGGTTCAGGTTCGCTGTTCAAGTATGCTGAACCAGAGCAACGTATATGGCCAGGTCACCGTCCGCATGCATACCCGGCAG ACTTTGGCCATCTATGACCGGTTTGGCAGATTAATGTATGGACAGGAAGATGTGCCCAAGGATGTCCTGGAGTATGTTGTGTTTGAAAAGCACCTGACAAACCCCTATGGCAGCTGGAGAATGCATGGCAAGATCATCCCCCCATGGGCGCCCCCTAAGCAGCCCATCCTTAAG ACGGTGATGATCCCTGGCCCCCAGCTGAAGCCCTGGGAAGACTATGAAGAGCCACAAGGAGCGGCCCATAAGCCTCAGCTAACCTGA